aaaccaaaaacatTTACATGACTCACTTCGTTGCAATACTTGGTTTATTGCCGTGGTCTGGAATCGAACCTGCAGCAGCCCTAGGGTGTGCCTGTACTGTCATGTAGCGGCAGAGAACGGGCTAAGCCCAGCTTCCATTACATCCTCCGCTGCATCATCTCACTTCTCTATCACCACAAAGGGCTTTCTTAGTTATTAGTGTTCTTGTATTTATCTcgttattttgcatttcttttcttcataaaaCCTAGTTCTCCTATTCATGATCAGTGATACAGAACAGTTACGTGAACTACAAACTTCAAGCGAGAAgcccaggggagggtatagctcagtggtagagtgtgcgattcagcatgcacaaggtcctgggttcaatccccagtaccaccagtaaactaaatatctaaataagtaaataaataatcctaatgACCTCCTCCCACCCAAACCCTTGACAAAGACCCCCAGGGGCAAAGGAGAAGCCCAGCAAGACGAAAGAGGTTAGGCACTTACCACCACTAACTTCCCGTTTTCCAACCGTCTTGTTATCGTGCTCTCCTTCCCATCCCATTCCTGATGTTGAACCAATGCGCCGTCAGTGAAGTTGCAGACAGTCTGCCAAAATAAAGTGTGCTTCGGAATGTTCCAAGTACATTACAAGAGAGATTCTGTGGCTCATAGCCTCCTCTTCCCTTCTGAGTCTACTTCATTAACCGATACTgatttattcaaaatataatttatgcTTTCCAATCTAGATGCACATAAGAGATGGTCATTCTCTCTCATGTCCCCTAAACTATTTTTACAAAATAGATTAAGTTGTGCAACTGGCACTTGCAACTAATTTGTCAAAACTCAATTCATAAAATAATTTCAGCCTTGTTCATTAAATTTTTGCCTACAAACCAAATGTTATTAATACAATCTGCCATTGTAGAAGCTTCCATGATTTTATAAGATAAGTTATGACTGACCTGAGTTTTTCTGCCATCAGCTGTAGTCTCTTCGAACTTCTCTCCCAGGCTGCAGGAAAACTGTGTTGTTTTCAAAGTGCTCTCAGTTTTTATGGTGAGGTTTTTGCCATCAAAAGTGATGATACAATCTGGCTTGGCCATTGCACCCATTTTTCGCAGA
This portion of the Vicugna pacos chromosome 29, VicPac4, whole genome shotgun sequence genome encodes:
- the FABP5 gene encoding fatty acid-binding protein 5, whose translation is MATIQQLVGRWRLVESKGFDEYMKEVGVGMALRKMGAMAKPDCIITFDGKNLTIKTESTLKTTQFSCSLGEKFEETTADGRKTQTVCNFTDGALVQHQEWDGKESTITRRLENGKLVVECIMNNVTSTRVYEKVE